agccgccgcggccgtcgtcgccggtattttttttaaaaaaattgtacatctttttttttctctattgTGTTGTGCGTAAGTTTGTTATTGAAATCGATACGTGACTACGAGACGgtgagcgagcggcggcgatcgCCTGCCGATCGATCTGAAAATAAATGGAAGGAACAGCAGGCCAATTGGGCACTTGGACAGCCGGCGGCGCTCATGCTGGGAACTCCTATCTATCTTCTGCTAGATAGATAGGCTATCCATCTTAGATCTAGTAGCATTCCAGCTAATATATCTGATAGGCCCATAGCAGCCCACAAACCTCCACGGAACAAAAACAGGCGTGCCTGATTTGTTATTTGTTGCTGCTTACTAGCGGAGTGCTAAGGCCCTAATGGCCAATGGAGAACAACGCACTAGCAGAGACAGCAGATGGTCCTACTGGAGCTAATAAATTTGTACAGTGCGACCATGAGCCCATCAACACATGTCATGAACTTATGGTAATTTTTTCCTTCTCATTATATGTCCTTATAATTTACTTAACATGAGTTATGTTGGACTACCCGCAAAAAAATGAGTTATGTTGATCTATTATGTTCAACATTTTGAGACACTGTATTCAACATTTCTTCAAATCTGATTCAACTTTTTGAATCAACTAGTTCAACATTTATATGGCAATGTTGCAATAGTATATCTAAAATATTGAAGTAGTATCACTAAAATATTGAACCaatatatttaaaaatgttGACATTTTAAAacaataaaaatagaaaaaatatgaCCATAGTGGACCTCATTTTTTTAGAATAATTCTGAAGAATGCAGTGGttcaaataaaattaaaattggATGCACCATTTGAGAGGAAATCACGTTTGAACATTAGAAAATCAAACGATCCATCCACTAGCAATAGCCTGCCACCCTATCCAGACTAGCCTCCAGCGTGCTCCCACGTGCTCCTGTTGATGGGCCAGCCGCTCAGGCTCAGCCCATCTCGTTCGGGCAACTGATTGCATGCGAATTATAAAGTGGAAGATAGATAAGTAAATTTCTTCCGGAAGATGGATAGGAATCTGGGTCTTAGGCTCTCAAAATCGTAGGCATAGGCGTACACGTCCAGCCCAGCCCAATATTGTAGCGTACAGACAGTAAAGCCGCCGTGCGCGCGACAGCTCAAGTTGAAAATCGCCGCGTGCCCGCCAGCAAGGGAAGTTAACACGCGCCTCCTGTGATgttctcttttattttttactAAACTAGGCAATTATGCTCATACATTACTACGGACAAAGTTGGTATAAATATCGGATTGATATATATTCATGCGTTAATTTGTAGAGATCTACGTGATCGAGTTGTAAATGGAGGGGACTTGTTCGACTCGCATGAAGGGACTAAAGCCCACCTGTCAATAACATAGGTAGACCAAACCAACGGACCAAACCAAAATTTTGGATAGAAAGCTTACTCGATTTAGTAATAGGTATAGATTAAATCAATACCACATGTTCTGGCTTGGACATGATTGGTGTCGCTCGAATTCCATGCATGGACTTGTAATAAACTTTATTTGTACACAACCATGCTCCACACATAAAGAAACTGCCAGGATTAAAATCTATCTATGGTGAGGGCCTAAAAGTCTAAAGTCTAAGAATACCTTTAGCAGATTACTTATCTCTCATATCCTATATATTTTTTCTCTCCATTACTAATAATACTATTTACATTTTTGGTAGCCAATATTATACCAGATTACTCAAAGTATAGGGTGAAGGGAGGAATCCCCTACATTTGAGTAAGAGGGAGGTGTGTTTTGacgataaaaaaaattaagtatTGACAATGGAATTGGTAATCTGCTGGAGCACCTCCCATTATCAAAAGAACATATTTTTAGTATTTGGGAGAGAGGGATGAGTAATCCGTTGGCCACCAGGTTGGGATGCAAGTCCCACATTTTTTAAATCATTGGATGCTGATACTGTCTTTTTTCCTTCTTGCACAAAATTTTGTTCTAGTTCAAACTCTGCACGAACATTTAACATTGCACCATCTACTGTACATCATTTTTGgcagagagagaagaaaacTAGTTTCAATGGCACGTAGCTGATGGGGTGTTTCCAATGCCATCGAAACGAAATGGTTCGGCTCTTCCGCACTGCTCTGTTCCTCACTCGTAGACGCCATTGCGGAATTGAACCTCCTGCTGAGCTCATGAAGAGGAGAAAGAATCTCTTCCTCACCAGGACCTGCAAAAAAACGGATCTAAGAACAGGACGCACTCGCCATTGCTGAGCTCGTGAAGGACAAAGAATCTCCTGGCCAGGCGCAGTACTGGGTGTTGGCTGCAGAATCCGAGGAAGTCGTGGGTCCCaaagaaaagagcctcgctccgCGCCTGGCTCTTCTCCACCAAAGTTGCCTGGCGACCACTTGCGGGGCACTGCTCCGTAATCCTGGTGGGACCAACTTCGGTGGGTAAATCTGGGAGCACGAATGTTTGTGACATCCGGCCAATTTAGATGGCCCAGTAGTGTGGCCCATGAGTGTTGCGTGCACATGTTTAGTACCACCTTACTAGTTGAGCAAAGGTGGATCCAACTTATAAGCCTTCATCCTCCATCCATAGCACCTTCGGGTTGACCCTtttacgcgaagcgaggacgaaagcgtaaGTGAGGTGCTATGTGTAAGCGGGCTCGCCCGTGGGAAGGGCTGGGCTGGACATTTGCCCAGTGTGGGTGAGTTgaaccgacgaggacgtcgggtTCTTTGAGGGGTCAAAGCGAGGATGAAAGCGTAAGTCAGGTACAACTTGCAAGTAATTTATTATCTGTGTTCCCAATCTGGCCATGCATTTACTATTATTACTACATCTATTATGGGATTGATTGATGGAAGTAATTTGCTTGTTGAGTTTAAATTTTGGCCATTGATTGTTGCCAAAATCATTGTCTAGACTGCTTGCTTGTGGACACTTGGAACGGAAATAAGAAAATATTATATATACCAATGTTAATATAATGAGCAATTCTAAAGCATTGGGCGAAAAGAACACACAGACCAATATATAGCCTAATGGATAGATGAGAAATATGAATACTTTGTTTTCTTAGCTTTAAAGCTGTCTAAAGAAAGAGTTGTTCATGGGTTGTGTATAAAATTCCATGTAAGCCACTGGAGAGAAGTTTATTGCTAGGAGGGGGAAATTAACTCAGAAAAAAACAAAGCATCTGGTGCTTATAAATATATCCATTTCACACGTATTATGTATGTTCTGAGGTTCGCACTTCAAGACCGGGACCAGTTGATCTCAGCTCCTATGTATATATTTCACAAGGGAGGCAAATGAAACACCACATAATTGTGATCTCAGCTCTTACCAAGTGATCTCATCAACAAAGCAAAACTAACAGCCACTTGCACATAAAGCTTATCATACAATCTGTCGTAGAATGCGAAGCAAAGAACTCTCCAGTTTGCCTTGAACAAGAATAGGTAGAGGACTGCTGCGAGACCCATCACGAATCCAGAACCTACGCcaataaaaaggaaaatatcaTCGCTTCTATGTTGGTGGTCTTTTAAAGTAGCATCCGGTAGACCATCTTCTGGACATTTCTTGAAGAGAGGATCACCGCAAAGACCAGGGTTGCCAATATAGACTGTCGCTAGGTCATCAAGCACTTGCAGTTGATTGCCAGATGGTATCTTTCCAATTAGATTGTTAAATGACAGATTTAAATGGCTCAAAGATGTAAGAGCTGACAGGCTTGTAGGGATTTCTCCTGATAGCTCATTATGTGATAGGTCAAGAGACTCCACTTGCACTAGGGCTCCAATTGTTTCAGGAATTTCTCCGCTGAACGCATTCgatgacaagttcaagctcgtCAATGCAAGAAGAATACCGATCTCCACAGGAATCTTTCCAGTAAGATTGTTACATGATAAGTCCAGATTCACCATATATATGATTTCTCCTGTATATAATCGTTCCTGACCTTTTGTGACTACAGTGATGTTCTCGGTATAGTCAACCACAAAGCTAACGTCCACAGTCATTGTGGAATATATTACATTTGCACCAATATTATTTGGACTACTGGTCATCCCTTTGAAATTGACTATAGAATGAGGTATGCTACCTGATAAGCTGTTGTTGGCAAGGTCCAAATATTGGAGGTTAACTAGCTCAGTAAGATCCACTGGGATATGACCATCAAACATATTAGATCGCAACCGAAGGAATACCAAAGATGGAAGCTTTTCTCCAATCCATGATGGCAGAGTCCCATGAAACTGATTTTCTGTGAGGTCAAGAAACCCGAGTTGCTGGCAGCTTCGGAGAAATGAAGGAAACTCACCAGACAATTTATTATTTCTTAAGCTCAAACTGCGAAGTCCCTGTCCTTCAAAAAGATCGAAAGGTTCCAAACTTGTCCCAGTGAATACGCAGTCTGGACATGGCCCAGTGAGCTCATTTTCGGACATATCCAATAATTGCAGTGACAGCAAATTGCACAAAGAAGATGGAATCATGCCGGAGATTGCATTTTCAAATAGAAGAAGTATTTCAAGTCCCAATAAAGCTCCAAAGTTTACAGGTAGCGGCCCAGATATATTGTTCCTGCTAAGATCCAGGACAGTCAGATTAATGGGAAGCATTATAGGTATGGGCCCACTGAATTGATTAGATCCGAGGACCAATGTTGTTATTCTCATAGATTCCATTCTAGGTGGCAGGACTCCTCTGATCTGATTATTCTTCATGTTTAGATTCTCTACTGAAGAAAACACTTGCCAAAACCAATCTGGTAGCATGTCAGATATGCCTGTATTTGATATGTCAAGATTAGATACATTTGGCTGCCATCTAAGCCATGCCGGGAATTTGGGCCCTAGCTGGCAGGATGCAAGCTCGATCTCTTCTAGATTGAAGGGCGGGACCCAACTTGAATTCACAATGATTGATATGGAGGTACCAGACAGGCTTAGAACTTTTAATATTTGTAAGCCTGAGAAATGGCCTTGATGCATTACACCGTGAAGATTGTTAAAGCTGAGGTCCAATACAGTTAGCTTTGTGAATTCTCCTATACATGGTGGGACTGCTCCTGTTAACTCAGTCTGACTGAGGTCAAGCAAAATCAAGCTGCTCAAGGGTTCTGATAGTTTGGTTGGCAGGCTTCTCGTAGCATTGCTGTCTCTCCAAGTTATGTTATTACTAGGTAAACGTTGGAAAAGTTCTGTTATGCTCCCATTGATACTGTTCCCAAACAAACTTAATTTTTCCAAGTTACAAAGATTCTTCAGATTTGAACGTATCATGCCGGCAAGGTTATTGGATCCTCCGAAATAAAGGCGAACTATGGATGTCATATTCCCTAGCTCATTAGGAAATGAGCCGTGGAATTGATTCCATGAGGCATCAAGTTCCTTAAGGTTAGTCAAATCCCAAAACCAGTTGGGTGCGATGGGTTCTTCTAGATTGTTCTCCGAAATATCAAGAGTCTCCAGAGATGTCAGATTTGAATGTATAGTGGAATAATGGCTTCCAGGAAGCTGGCATCCGGCAAGATGAAGATGTTTAAGAGAAGGAAGCATGTTTACAATGGGAACCCAGTTGACAGCGGTGCTGAGGTTCACGTTTTCCATGTCGAGGTACTCAAGGGAAGATAACCGTGACATCCAGGTGACATCCGTGTAGAGCATGCCGCTAGAATCGGAAGCAAGACTCAAGTAATGCAAGTGGGAGAGGTTACCCAGTTGCGGTGGTATCCTTCCGGTGAAGCTCGACTGCGACAGGTCGAGATATCTCAACTCGTGTAGAGAGGCCAGGAACCCCGGAATTCGTGGATTGTCGAACTTGTTGCAGCTGAGGTCGAGGTGCTGCAGATAACGCAATCCAGCCAGTGAGGAGCTGATGTTGCCCCCAAGTGCTTGCATGCCCGGGGCCCCCAACAGGTGGCAGCCACCATCTCGTAGATCAATGCCAATCACATGGCCGGTTCTGTTGCTGCAGCGGACACCATGCCATTGGCAGCAGTCGTCGCCCTCCCATGATGCGAGGCGGTTGGATGGGTCTGATAGGCCTGCTCTGAAGGCGAGAAGAGCTGATCGCTCGTGACCCCTACACCTGTTGTTTGTTTTGGTGGTGTCATTTGGATCGGCGGCAAACGCCTCTGTGGAGATCGTGGTCTGGGTGCAAAGGAGTAGGGAAATGGAAATTTGGAAAAATGAAAGCATAGCCATGTTCATGTCCACTGGAATAGATGGTGCTGTGTGGAGTAACAACACATTATGCTATTATATAGTAGTACAGAACTCCTGGCGATTCTCTGCAAAACTGACCACGGATAGACCTGTAGGCTGTAGCTTTCCGAGTCCAGCAACCAGGCCATTATGTTATGGGAGGATACCGTGTTCAAAGGGAAACACGCCGCTTTGGTCCAACCTGGCTGCGGAGATGGTCCAACCAGGCCATAATTTGTCTCCATCCAGACCACGATCTCCACAGAGATGAACATGATGTTATGGGTACTGTTTGGTTTCTCTATCACAACTATCACACACAATTTCTGAGAAAATaatctcacatgcatggagtactaaacgaagtttatttgtaaa
This genomic interval from Panicum virgatum strain AP13 chromosome 8K, P.virgatum_v5, whole genome shotgun sequence contains the following:
- the LOC120644666 gene encoding receptor-like protein EIX2, with product MNMAMLSFFQISISLLLCTQTTISTEAFAADPNDTTKTNNRCRGHERSALLAFRAGLSDPSNRLASWEGDDCCQWHGVRCSNRTGHVIGIDLRDGGCHLLGAPGMQALGGNISSSLAGLRYLQHLDLSCNKFDNPRIPGFLASLHELRYLDLSQSSFTGRIPPQLGNLSHLHYLSLASDSSGMLYTDVTWMSRLSSLEYLDMENVNLSTAVNWVPIVNMLPSLKHLHLAGCQLPGSHYSTIHSNLTSLETLDISENNLEEPIAPNWFWDLTNLKELDASWNQFHGSFPNELGNMTSIVRLYFGGSNNLAGMIRSNLKNLCNLEKLSLFGNSINGSITELFQRLPSNNITWRDSNATRSLPTKLSEPLSSLILLDLSQTELTGAVPPCIGEFTKLTVLDLSFNNLHGVMHQGHFSGLQILKVLSLSGTSISIIVNSSWVPPFNLEEIELASCQLGPKFPAWLRWQPNVSNLDISNTGISDMLPDWFWQVFSSVENLNMKNNQIRGVLPPRMESMRITTLVLGSNQFSGPIPIMLPINLTVLDLSRNNISGPLPVNFGALLGLEILLLFENAISGMIPSSLCNLLSLQLLDMSENELTGPCPDCVFTGTSLEPFDLFEGQGLRSLSLRNNKLSGEFPSFLRSCQQLGFLDLTENQFHGTLPSWIGEKLPSLVFLRLRSNMFDGHIPVDLTELVNLQYLDLANNSLSGSIPHSIVNFKGMTSSPNNIGANVIYSTMTVDVSFVVDYTENITVVTKGQERLYTGEIIYMVNLDLSCNNLTGKIPVEIGILLALTSLNLSSNAFSGEIPETIGALVQVESLDLSHNELSGEIPTSLSALTSLSHLNLSFNNLIGKIPSGNQLQVLDDLATVYIGNPGLCGDPLFKKCPEDGLPDATLKDHQHRSDDIFLFIGVGSGFVMGLAAVLYLFLFKANWRVLCFAFYDRLYDKLYVQVAVSFALLMRSLGKS